From the Flavobacterium gyeonganense genome, the window AATAACGAATAGAATCCAATGGTGTCATGGTAGTATCGCGCTCTCCTTTCCAGGTAAAGACTCTCATTTTTGTTTTTACCTTGAAAGATGCAATAATATCATCTTCACTCTTATCCATTTCCTTCATCTGAGCCCAACGAACAGAATTCTTCATAGCCTGCATCATGATTCTGTCGGTTTCAGCTTTTGTAATATTTACGAAAGGAGCATTTTTATTGGTCTTCATTTCAATAAAAAACTGCTGTTGCAAATTTTTCATGTGTTCTGCAACCGCCTCTTCGGCATGGGCCTGCATTCTTGAATCAATAGTGGTGTAGATTTTTAAACCATCTTTATAAATATCATAATCAGATCCATCCGGTTTTTTGTTGTCTGCCATCCACTTTTTCATATAATCACGAAGATATTCCCTGAAATAAGTTGCCATACCCTCACGGTGGCTTTCTAATTTAAATTTCAAAGCTATTGGTAATGCCTTATATTTTTCTTTTTGAGCCTCCGTAATCATCTTGGCTTTCACCATTTGGCCCAATACCACATCACGACGGTTTTTAACTCCTTCAGGATTTCGCAACGGATTGTAAAGAGATGAATTATTAAACATTCCAACTAAAATTGCTGATTCGTCTATAGTTAAGTCCTTAGGATCTTTAGAAAAATAGGTTTGAGCAGCTGAACTTACCCCAACTGCGTAATTACCAAAATCATATACATTACAGTACATCGCCAAAATTTCATTTTTGGTATATTGTCTTTCCAGACGAATGGCAATAATCCACTCTTTTATTTTTTGTACTATTCTAAAAGGCAGAAAGCTGGACCCTCCACGGTGAAATAACTGTTTTGCTAATTGCTGGGTTATGGTACTGGCTCCTCCGTTAGTTCCCAGAGAAAAAGCTGCACGCAAAGTTCCACGTCCATCAATACCGGAATGTTCATAAAAACGAGCATCTTCCGTAGCAACCAAAGCATCTACCAGATTTTTTGGTAAGTCTGAATATTTAAGCTGCGATCTATTGGTTTTAAAATACTTTCCAATTACCACTCCGTCAGAGGAAATGATTTCAGTAGCCAGATTAGAATCCGGGTTTTCTAAATCTTCAAAAGAAGGCATCGAACCAAAAAGCCCCCATGACGCAAATAGAAAAAAGGCCAAAACACCTAATAATCCATAAGCAAAGATTCTCCAGAATTTTTTTTGATAGTATTTAATATCCTTTGTACTGTTTGTTTGATTGTTTTTTTTAGCAGCCATAACTATTTCTGATCTTTTTGTTCTATTCTAAAACCTACATCTGTAATACCTTCTAATTCCTGAACTCCCGGGATTTTTCCTGATTGTCTTACGGCTTGTTTGATGTGCACCTTGTATTTGCCCCTAAACTTAACATTTTCTCTTAAATACAGTTTGCTTTCTTTAATATCCGAAAAACCATTTCCTAAAAGCGTTCCGTCAGGATTTGCCATTTGATATTCTAATGTATCAACTTTCGTAAATCCGTTTGGCATTTCGATAGCTACAATTAAAAACAAATTACTGAAAGGATAATTGTTGTTGTCACGCACATTTACAAATAAATCGTATCGTTTTGTGGAGTCTAAAACCGGCAGATCGAAGGTTACAATGCTGTCTTTGTGCCAGGCACTTCCAACGGATTTGTACTCATCAAATACTCTTTTTTTATCACATGAAAAAAGAAGTATAGCTGCCAAAAAAAGAATTCCGCTATTTTTTATTCTCATTTTTAGTAATAATTATGGGTTTTCTTGGTTCAGCTGGTTTATTCTC encodes:
- a CDS encoding penicillin-binding protein 1A, yielding MAAKKNNQTNSTKDIKYYQKKFWRIFAYGLLGVLAFFLFASWGLFGSMPSFEDLENPDSNLATEIISSDGVVIGKYFKTNRSQLKYSDLPKNLVDALVATEDARFYEHSGIDGRGTLRAAFSLGTNGGASTITQQLAKQLFHRGGSSFLPFRIVQKIKEWIIAIRLERQYTKNEILAMYCNVYDFGNYAVGVSSAAQTYFSKDPKDLTIDESAILVGMFNNSSLYNPLRNPEGVKNRRDVVLGQMVKAKMITEAQKEKYKALPIALKFKLESHREGMATYFREYLRDYMKKWMADNKKPDGSDYDIYKDGLKIYTTIDSRMQAHAEEAVAEHMKNLQQQFFIEMKTNKNAPFVNITKAETDRIMMQAMKNSVRWAQMKEMDKSEDDIIASFKVKTKMRVFTWKGERDTTMTPLDSIRYYKHFLQSGLMAMEPQTGAIKAWVGGINYKYFQYDHVGQGARQVGSTFKPFVYATAIEQLNMSPCDSILDGPFMIRKGRHHVTEDWEPRNSDYRYRGMVTLKQALAASINTVSAKLIDRTSPEAVVELTRKLGVKTEIPVQPSIALGAVDITVEDMVAAYSTFANQGVYVKPQFLSRIENKSGEVIYEPIPESHDVLNKDIAFAVIKLLQGVTETGSGARLRTQGGGNGDNRWTGYPYMFTNPIAGKTGTTQNQSDGWFMGMVPNLVTGVWVGCEDRSARFKSLTYGQGATAALPVWAYFMKKCYADPALQVSKAEFERPANLSIKVDCYTRPAAVVKDSTQTEQNTDEFEL
- a CDS encoding gliding motility lipoprotein GldH, whose amino-acid sequence is MRIKNSGILFLAAILLFSCDKKRVFDEYKSVGSAWHKDSIVTFDLPVLDSTKRYDLFVNVRDNNNYPFSNLFLIVAIEMPNGFTKVDTLEYQMANPDGTLLGNGFSDIKESKLYLRENVKFRGKYKVHIKQAVRQSGKIPGVQELEGITDVGFRIEQKDQK